The genomic region AGCCCCATATAACTCACCCAATACCTCAAATCCTGCATTCAACAATGATGGGTCTATAAATAATAACGGTAATCCCTTCGATAACTTCTGATTAACTACTTATTTAAACAAAAGTCCAGACAGTATATTTTTACTCTGGGCTTTTTACTCAAAAAAGGTTTTATAACACTATTTCTTTAAAAGTAATTTTTAGATACCAATCAATAAGAAGCATATTGATAGTGTAAAAAGATTTAATTAAAACGTTGCTTCAAATTAAAATTAGGAAAGATAAATGAAAATAAAACTTTTTTTAATATCTTTAACAGCTTTACTATTATCAAGTTGTTTTAGTATCACTACGATTACATTGGACTCAACAATATCGACAACGAAACCTAGTACATGGGCAAATAAAAGACTTAATGATATATACAATGACCTTATTGCTATCGATATCGATAAAGTTGCTTTTGAAAAGGATGATCTGTTAAGGATATATGAAACTTCAGGTACGACAATTGGTTACTATAGCATTATCGAAAACCCCAATAACAATTTTAATGGGTTACTATTGTACTCAACAGATCAAGTAGAACTATATAAACTAATTCCTACTATTGAAGGGAATAGTATTATTATCAATATAAAATCAACAGAAGGGATTACCTCCAAGATTACCATTAAAAAAGAAAACAAATCATCTTATAGTAGAATATTACCTATGTATATTTGTGATGTTAATATTGCTGAATATCCCAACCTAAGTTTAGACGTATCGGGTGTTACAAAAGCTAGTATAATGAGTAAGTACGTAACAAGTTACACAAAATATATATTTAATAAAAATGATGAATTAATATTTGCAAAAGAAGTATTATCCAATGGAATTGATAACGTTACAACGAATAACTATTCAACTCAAACAAATATTGATGCAGAGCCAAACCTAATAAGCCTATTACTATTAAGTACAAAGATTATAGAAGAAATTATAGCAAGTCAAAATGCTGCATTAATGCTAAATGCAGTACAAATACAAAATGGATCTACATTTCCTAATCGAAATACCAATGGAACCATTAACTATAATGGTAATCCCACGGATAGCTTCTAATCTTATAGAAAATAAAAGTCTAGACATATACATTTACTCTGGGCTTTTTCTTTCTGCTAAATAAAATCTTACCCATTCAAATGGTATAAAATCCTAATTTTGTAGGCACATTAAACAATTCTTAACACTAGAAAAACATATTAGAAAGCCCATCTAACAACTTTAGAAGGGCCTTCTAACTTTTTTGGAAGAGCCTTCTAATTAGTTTAGAAGGGCCTTCTAATTTCTATTTCACCAGTACAAAACACTGATTATGACTATAGTTTTATAGTGAAATCCTTAATCTCTAAGGCATTTTTAATAAGCAATCCTTTAGGCGTTAGCTCCGTATCCAAATCCTTATTGTGCACAGATTTGATATTGTGAAGCAAAATATCTCCCTTCTTTAAGCTTCCTGGACTACTTACGACCAAGGTTGAACCTTCTTTTTTCACAGACAGACTGAGAAGACTCTCTCCTGCTGTACTCCTAATATGAGCTTCCCCCTCTGTTTCCAATTCATACACATTCCAAGTGATAGCTTCATTGGGATCATATTCAGTTGTGTCATCAGAAGAGAAAGTAGGAATGATGCTGTTTTCTCTTACATATAAGGGAAGGCTAAAGTAGTCATGAACTTCCTGTCTGTAGACAGGGCCTTCTACAACTTCACCTGTAAGGTAATTCGTCCAGCGTCCTTGTGGTAGATACACAGACCCCTTTCCTTCTGCATTAAAAATTGGAGCTACAAGGAGATTTTCCCCAAGGAAGTATTGCCTATCTAGATTATGACATAAGGGATCATCAGGATATTCTAAGACCATAGCTCTCATCATAGGATGACCGTGCAAGGAAGTATTCCAGGCTTGGCCGTAGAGATAGGGCATCAAAGCTAACTTCAGATGGGTAAAAAAGCTAAGAACTCGACAGGCTTCTTCATCAAAGGCCCACGGAACTCTTACGGAAGTACTACCATGTAAACGGCTATGGGAGGATAACATACCAAAGGCACACCACCTCTTATACAGATCAGGAGTTGCTGTTTCTTCAAATCCGCCAATATCATGGCTCCAATAGCCGAAGCCACTTAGGCAAAGAGATAATCCTCCTCGCAAGCTTTCTGACATGGATTCATAGGTAGCCCAACAATCACCTCCCCAGTGAACAGGAAAGCTCTGTCCTCCCACTGTGGCAGAGCGGGCAAAAACCATCGCTTCCTCGGCGCCCTTCTTACTCACAATCAAATCATAAACAGCTTTATTATAAAGGTAGGGATAATAGTTATGCATCAATTGAGGATCAGCCCCATTGAAGTATTCCACATCCGTGGGGATACGTTCCCCAAAGTCTGTCTTAAAGGTATCCACACCCATATCTATTAATTCCCCTAGATACTTTTGATACCATTCAACGGCCTTAGGATTAGTGAAATCTACTATGCCCATACCCGCTTGCCAACGATCCCATTGCCACACATCTCCCTTAGGCTTTTTTAAAAGATAGCCTAACTGGGCTGCTTCATCGAAGAGTCGGGACTTTTGAGCAATATAGGGATTGATCCAAACACAGGTATGTATACCTCTATCTCGAATACGACCTAGCATACCCTTTGGATCAGGAAAGGTCCTTTTATCCCAGATGAAGTCCGTCCACTGGAATTCCTGCATCCAGTAACAGTCAAAGTGAAAGACAGATAAGGGGATATTTTCCTTTTCCATTCGATCGATATAGCCCATTACCGTAGCTTCATCATAGTTAGTAGTGAAGGAAGTGGACAGCCAAAGTCCAAAAGACCAGAAAGGAGGCACAGGAGGTTTACCGGTTAAGGAGGTATAACGGCTAAGTACGGCTTTTAAATCCTTTCCAGGCATATAGTAATATTCAAGGCTCTCCCCTTCCTTCGAAAATTGAACTCGTTGTACATTCTCGGAACCGACCTCAAAAGAGACAAGGCCCGGTTCATTCACGAATATTCCATATTTACGGCTGGACAGATAGAAAGGTATGTTCTTGTAAGATATTTGAGAACTGGTACCCCCATCTTCATTCCACATATCAACCACTTGTCCATTCTTGACAAAAGGAGTGAAACGTTCACCTAAACCATATATGGATTCTCCGACAGTTAAACCCAATTGATGAACCATAAAGGGTGTGTTTTCCCTATTCACATGATAATAGCTATAATTACTTTTCGAACCAGTGAGATACTGTCCATCGTAATAAAAAGATAAGTCCACATCATCCTTATTAATATGGATTTCTGCCTTACCGTTTTTAAGAACATCCACATGTTCACCAGGCAGACATTCCAATAAACCCTTCTCTTCTGTATTTAGGGTGAAGTGAACCTTTGAATCACTAGTTCCTTTATGATGATATATACGTATCTTAAACACTTCAGGAATAGGAGCTTCTATTTCGAAGGTTAATGATCCTTGATCTATGGTATTAGCTCTTGTCTCTATTGGTTTTGATGAGACATAAAGAGAATATTTAGAACCATCAAATTGGCTATCAAAGACAGTAGCCAACCGTAATGTGTTGTACTCACTTTTAATGAGCCATTGGCCCTCAGTAAATTTCATACATACTCCTTTTGCAATGCTTTATTTGATGCTTCCTGCGGTGATTCCACGGCTCAATGTCCTTTGAAAGAAAATAAAGAAAATGAGACAGGGTAACATTCCCAACAGGGCAGAAGCACTGGCAGTTGTAACATCCATATTGTGTTGGCCCTGGGTAAGTGATATAGCAATAGGGACCGTTTGATTGCTGTTGGATATGAGTAATATCAAGGGGAGAAAGAACTCATTCCATGTCCATATAAAGAAAAAAGTGAACAACACAGACAAGCTGGGTGCTGAGATAGGGGCCACGATACTGAAGAGTATTTTAGGCTTGCTAGCCCCGTCAACCAATGCGGCTTCTACTAAGGAAGTGGGAAAAGAATGAAATACATTGGTCAAAAGGAAGGTTCCAAAAGCAGCTTGTATAGCCGTAAAGATGATGATAACAGCTGTTTTGGTATCATAGAGTCCTATACCCTTAGTCAGATAATATAAAGGATAAACCAAAGATTCATGGGGCAATGTATTAGCTATGATAAAAAAGATTAAGAAAAAGTATCGCCCTTTAACTTTTCCAATTCCCAAAGCAAAGGCATTCAACATGGAGATAAGCACAGCAAACACAGCCACCGAGAGGCTAATAACCAAACTATTCCACAACTTTTCATGAAAACTAACCCTCTGCCAAAAGGCAATTATACTACCAAAGTAGATCTCGTGAGGCAAAGCCATTGGACCATTGGCGGCATATTCTGCGGGTGTTTTGATCGAATTAATGATCACTATTAAAAAAGGAAAGAGCATCACAAATAAGAGAAGAAGTAAAAAGAGAACAGTCACTAACTTCGTTAGTTTAGAGATAGTTCCCATTAAGCTGACCTGGTTCATACTCCACTCTCCTTTTCCTGCTTGAACTGTATTCTGATAAACACTAAAGTCAGGAGTAATATCAAAGTAGTCATAACAGTAGATATGGCTGAACCATATCCAACTTTGGCTTTTTCAAAGAAGTTCTGATAAGCAAAATAAGAAGGAACTAAGGTGGCATGTCCTGGACCACCTCTTGTTAATACGAAGATCTGAGCAAAAATCTTTAAAGCATGGATAGTTGTCGTAAGGACGACCACACTTATCTCTGGAAAGATCAAAACCATAATAATCTTAAAACGCTGAAACCAATTGGCTCCATCAATCAAGGCAGCTTCCAGGATTTGCGGATCTACCCTCTGCATAGCAGACATGAAGATAACTAAAGGATAGCCCAATTGAAACCAGATCATAATCATCATGACACTGGGAAGGGCGGTTGCTTTCTCCCCTAACCAATTGTGAGTAAACTGAGAAAGACCACCATTATCGAGAAGCCAATTTAAGGCTCCATAATTTGGATTCAAGATCCATCCCCATACCACACCGGCAATAGCTACAGGTAATATCTGGGGAAGATAGTATCCTGCTCTTAGTACACTTGTTAAGCTATGGCTTATTTTGACACTCACATAATCAAATAAGAGTACAGCTAACATAAGGCCTCCCAAAGTGGGAACAACAACGACAGAAAATATCATAGCCACGTTATTCCTAAAAGAAGCCCAAAATATTTTATCAGTTAAGACGGCTTTATAATTGCTTAAACCGACCCACTCCATTTTTCCAATTCCATTCCACTTGGTTAGACTTATTCCTATATTCATGAGAAAGGGAATTCCTATGATTAAAAGGAATAAGATAAGACCAGGTATGAGAAAATAATAATATCCACGGTTAATGTCTTTTGTTGGCATAATATTCCTTAGTACAGAATCCTTCCCCTTTCATTCAAAGGGAAGGATTAAATGAATTAACGATTATAGTAAGCTTCTGATAAGCTTGAGAGAACTTCATCGACAGACTTGTCTTGACTCATCAAGTTCTGAACTTCCGCTACAAGGGTGTCATAGTAACCTGGCACAGGCCAATCGGGATAAAAAGCCAATCCATCTTTGTCAATGATGGCGTTAAAGCCTGCTATTAATTCCTTAATTTTAGGATCTTTGATTTGGGTAAGATCTGCATTAATGGGAATACCACCAGCATTTCCTAATAGAGTCTGAACATCCTGTTGTAAGGTAATGTCAATAAAATCATAGGCTAGTTCTTTGTTACTGGCTCCTTCGGGAACAATCCAGAGATTACCACCGGAACCTGGGTGAAATTGATTACCGGGAAAGATAAAGACTCCCCAATCAAAGTCGGTGATTTCTTCCATAAACCGACCGAACCACCAACTACCACTAATCATGATAGGATTGGTTCCTCCTTCAAAAGCTAAGCCCATGTCTTCTGCTTTCATACTTACAGCATCAGGACTCATATACCCCTTGTCCATCCATTCCACCATCTTATTAGCGCCATAGGTGAACTCTTTACCTTTAAAATTAACATCCCCTTCATAAAGCTGATAAGAACGAAGCCATTTTGTATTGGCTTGGCTCAGGACCAATTCATAGAATACTTGTTGAGCAGGATATTCGGCACCAGCAGTGGCTAAAGGAGTAATCCCGGAAGCGGCAAACTTATCCATCACTGCTTCAAACTCAGCTAAAGTCTTAGGAACTTTCACCCCTTGTTTCTTGAACATGTCCTTGTTGTAGTAGACCATGACATATTCCCCATAATTGGTAACGCCATACAGATTACCAGAACCCATGACCCCATCAGAATAACGGCTAGTTAATGCCAAACTGGAGCCAAGAATATCATCCCATCCCCTTTCTTGGGCTACAGAGGACAAGTCCGTTAGCAATCCTTGACTGGATAAAAGTCCAGCGGTGGCATTACCTTTGTTATATTCCAATATAGTAGGTGCTTCTTTTGAATTAAGAACCATTCCTGCTGTTTGTCTGATTTGTTCAAAACCTTTTTCTTCAAAATCCAGCGTTACACCAGGATGTGTTTCTTCGAACTGTCGCATCGCCTCTGCCCATGCTTTACCCATAGCTCCTGTTTCTGATTCATAGTGCCACACCTGAAAGCTATTACTGCTTTCCTGGGAACCATTAGCGTATAGGGAAAAACCTAAAGAAATGCAGAGAAACATTAGGACAGTGAATCTTGTTTTAGCCATACATATACCCTCACTGTATTAATTTCGCCTCGAATCATCGAAACGTTTCAATTAAGAATAAAACCCTCTTTCAAAATCTGTCAACAATTAATGTTAATTGATAACAGGAGTGCTTTCTTGGAGCTTAATAGAGGAAGGGACAAGGATAGGCTTATCTATAATTTCTTTTCCTTCAATCATTTGAATGAGATGTTTAATGCCTATATAACCTAGAGCCCTACTGGGGATTTCCATACAGGTTAGGGAAGGATTAAATAATTCTGTCACTTGTTGAGAACTCAGAAGAGTGATCAAGGATATATCATGGGGGATATGTAAGCTCAGTTCGTTCATGGCTTTTATGACCCCGGGAATGGCTTTGTCATTCATAATAAGAACGATATCTATTTGAGGATTCAACTGATAGGCTTCTTTAAATACCTGGTATCCATCATTTTTGTTTGAATGAGCATGTCGTTCACTAAAACTCATACCTTTGGGTTGAGCATATTTTTTTAGATAATAAGGAACCTTGACAGACGGTCCATATCCAATATCAGCCACAGCCTGAGACTGATTGATAAAGAGTATATTGTGGAACTTACCCTTAGCTAGATACTCCAGACAATCGATGGACATTTTCTCAAAATCTATATCGACAACATTCTTTGGCTGGGCTTTTTCGCATTGCCCAATCAGAATGTAGGGGATGCTCTTATGTTGAAATAATTCCACCCTTTTATCATTTTCGTAGATTTCAAAAAGGATAAAACCATCAAATAACCTTTGATCAATGATTTCTTCAAGCTGACTGATGTCTTCAAAATTCTCAGATAAGAGAACAAGGTGGTAATTCATCTCCCGAGCCGCCTCAGCAGCTTTGGTAATCAATTCCATTTCAGTCATCCCCATACCCCGTTCTGGAGGATTCATGATTAATGCTAATATTCTGGTTTTCTTCCCTGCCAGTCCTCTGGCCATAGGATTGGGCATGTAACCCAGCTCTTTCATGGCCGCTCTCACTTTGATCTTTACTTTATCAGATATAGGTCTGGCACCACTGATAACATAGGATACGGTGCTAACAGAAACTCCTGCCTTTTGTGCTATGTCTTTGATTGTTGCCATGAATATCAGTCCTTTAATATGATCTGGAATTATTCATTAAAGTTCACATAACACAGTAAATCAAGAGGATTTTCATAAAAAAAGAACTGTTAACACAAGCAAATAGCACAGCATTAACAGTTCCTTTGGCAAAGAAAACTTACTAAATCTTAGCCTCATCCGCTAAGACCCGATCAATAAACTCAGAGTCTATCTGAAGCATATAGGATAAATCATATAACATTTTTATGACTTTTCTATCTATTTCATCCTCCACGGAGCAAATAGGCAGCAATTCAAGAAGAAGGTTTCTCTTTTGTACAGGTGACAATATAATATTCATAGTGGAAGACAAACTTCTTAATTCTGCTTCGATGATTTCTTTATCTTTGTCTCCAAAAGCTTTAAGGGTGGAGGTAAATACTTCTTCGCTTGTTAATGATTTTAGAGACTGAAGCTTGAAGTCTTCCCTTCTATGAGAAGTTCTTAATAGGATATATCCTGCTAGAAAGGTATACTTTTGAATAAGATCGGGAAATTCAGACTCATCAGCTAATAAGGGGGGATCCATTAGAGATAGCATTTGTTTTATATCCTTCTCCATATCATCTCTAGAGAGGCTCCCGCCCTTCTGCCCTGACAATTGCCTATATACTTGACTCTTTTCATACAAATCCAGAGCTTTGATTCTTATGGGAATCAGGGGGTGAGTATAATACCAATATTCTTCATTGGATGTATTATCACCTATCAGCGGAGAGATATCCCTTATGTTAAAGCTCCTGGAAGCTCTTATAGCATCTGGGTACAGTTTCTGAAAACTACTAAATGCGGCCTTCAAGTTTTGGCAGCATAACAAACCTATACGATCAGCACTTATTTCTGCACTTCTTCTCCAGGAATATAGCTTCATCCTTTGGAAAGAGGATAAATAATCAATACCAATTTCCATCAAGTATTCAGTAGGATAATTATGGTGGGAGAATAGGGCATGTCCTAATTCATGTCCTATAACATTTGTTAGTTCCGCATGATTAAGCTTTTCCAATAGACCAGAAGAGAGAAAGATATGTACATTATTGTCCTTCAGAAGATAGGAAAAAGCTCGCATTTTTTCGTCCTCGTAGACATATAACTCTATATCCCTTTTAAAGCCGAGGATATCCCTACACTTCTCCCCTATTTTATATATATCCGGGGAGGATTCCGAAGTTAATCTCACACTTACTTCTAATCTCTTCTTATTTGGTTGTAAGGAGATAATTACGTCTTCCTTTTGGCGCAAGGCCAATCCCAAGTCCGGATCTTGTTCAAAACCAAGCAAATAATCTCTATCCCCCTCATACACAACTCGATCCAAATTCAGAGAACATAAATCCTTTTGATAAATAAGGATTTCACTATAAAGAGCTTTATGCTTTGACTGAAAAGTCGTGGATAATTTTTCGATATTGTCCTGTAGTTGACGACTAAGCCTTTCAACAAGAGCGCTATCATTCTTCTGTTGGGCTTCCTTTATCTGGTCTAGAAATTGCTCTTGAATTAAAGCAGCTAATTGCTGATACTCCCTATTTAGCGATTCCATATTTGTTGACTTAAATGTTATGTCCACCACGACCTCATATGAGTCTATCATTAACTATTGGGAAGCCAATCTATAGATAGCTTCCATATCCTGTGTTTGCAATACTTTAAAAGTTCCAATTGTTCGGGTCTTATCAAAGCTGCATTTTTGAGTTAGTTCCTTGATTTGATCATCTCGTATTTCTATATCCATTTCTTTTATACTGATGGGCATATTAATGGAATGGAAAAAGTCTTCCATAGCCTTTATTGCATCAAGAGCGCCAGCTTCAGGATTAGATAAATTAAGGGGCAAACCAAATACATTCGTACCTAACTGAACAAAACGTTGAGGGTTTTCCTTATAAACATAACGGGCCCAACTACTCCAGATGGCAGCTAATCCAGCTCCATGGGTCACGCCGAACATACCACTTAATTCATGTTCCAGTTGATGACAGGCCCAGTCTCCAGAGACACCACATCCTGTTAATCCGTTATGGGATAAACTGGAGGCCCATAAGATTTCTGCCCTGGCATTATAATCCTGGGGATTGTCAATAAGTGCTTTTCCATAATGAATAACAGTTTTTAAGAGACCCTCTGCTATCCTATCCGTAATATCCATGGACAAACCAGGGGAAAAATACCTTTCCAAGGTATGCATCATTATATCCACAGTTCCAGCTGACGTCTGATAAGGGGGGACCGTATAGGTCAGTTCAGGATTCATTATCACAAATTGGCAACGGCTATAATCGGAGTTACATCCTCTCTTTAATTGTCCTTCTTCCTTGGTAATAACAGAAGAATTACTCATCTCACTTCCTGCTGCAGCAATGGTTAAGACTCCTCCAATAGGAAGGCAACCTTGAGGTGTTCTCTTTTTAGCATAAAAATCCCAGACATCACCTTCGTTAGTCACTCCATACCCAATAGCTTTGGCCGTATCAAAGACACTCCCTCCTCCTATGGCAAGGAGATAGTCAACACCTTGATCTTTACAGAGCTCAATGCCTTCATAAACCTTTGAGAGAACGGGATTAGGAACAACCCCACCCAACTCACAATAAGAGAGGTCCGAAGAGTCAAGAGATGCTTTTATCTTCCCTAGTAAACCAGAACGGACAACACTTCCTCCGCCGTAGAGAACAAGCACCTTTGTTCCACCATATTTTTTTATTGATTCCCCAACATGTTTTTCTGTATCTTTGCCAAACACAACTTCAGTGGGTGCGTAGTATTGAAAATTATTCATCCATTCAGCTCCTTAAACTAATTACTATCCAAGCTATTCTAGAATAGGAAATAGAAGGACTCAAGACGTATTGGTTTTTAATAAATTTGTTTAATTTTCCCTATCGACTGTGCTACATTAATACTCGAGGTAAAACTATGAATAAAAAATATTTAGTTACGTTAACCCTTAGTCTATTATTTATATGGCCCTTAGCCGCTATTGATACAAGCAAAATTGAAACAGGCTTTTTGTTTAGCACATCTGACATATCCTTAGATCTGGAAGGTTATGAAGGTGGTCTGGGAATCAAGTGGCTATATGAAAACATGGCCCTAAGGACATCTGCTCATCTTCTCCTCGATTATTCAACAGACAATGATCCAGGAATCAGTGAACAAGGTTGGGGCTTAGGAACGACTTTTGAATGGCACTTCAAGGAAGGACGTGTCTCTCCCTACACAGGATTTGGTCTATGCTATGATCACAGTAGTGAAAAGATCCAAACAGATAGTACCAACTGGACAGAAGACATTATGGACAAGGTGACTTTTGGGCCTATTCTAGGTGGAGAGCTTACAGTACTGGATAATGTATCTCTGTTTGCAGAGTATCAGTTAGCTATGATATTTGAATGGCCAACCAAAAAAACAACAACCGATAACAATACCAAAACAACTAAGGAAGACGAAGGTTGGCTCCTGGATCTTGGTTTAGGCAATCAAGGGATGTTAGGCATTGTCATCTACTTTTAGAACGGTAGAGAGCCTGAAAAATACTTAATAAGGAAGCTACAATGCAGAACATCACTTATTGTTTTCCTAATGGAAAAACGAAGGTTTTAACTTTAAGTTATGATGATGGAAAGATTTATGACAAACCTTTTCTGGAAATAATCAACAAATACAATATTAAGTGTACCTTCAACATCAATTCAGGATTGTGGGGACAAGATGAAGGTTATGGCTTAAGAATTGCCAAGGAAGATATTCTATCTACCTATGAAGGACATGAATTAGCGGTTCATAGCTTAACCCATCCTACATTGACCCGTTTACCAAAGGAACAGATCGTCCGTCAAATACTGGATGATAGAGAAAACATTGAACAAATCTTGGGCAGGACGGTTAGAGGCTTGGCCTATCCCAATGTGGATGGTTTTAATGATCAGATAAAAAGTCTACTCCCCCATTTGGGGATAGCTTATGGTCGTGTTACAGGATGTACGGAAAACTTCCTTATGCCCAAGGACTA from Spirochaeta cellobiosiphila DSM 17781 harbors:
- the yicI gene encoding alpha-xylosidase — translated: MKFTEGQWLIKSEYNTLRLATVFDSQFDGSKYSLYVSSKPIETRANTIDQGSLTFEIEAPIPEVFKIRIYHHKGTSDSKVHFTLNTEEKGLLECLPGEHVDVLKNGKAEIHINKDDVDLSFYYDGQYLTGSKSNYSYYHVNRENTPFMVHQLGLTVGESIYGLGERFTPFVKNGQVVDMWNEDGGTSSQISYKNIPFYLSSRKYGIFVNEPGLVSFEVGSENVQRVQFSKEGESLEYYYMPGKDLKAVLSRYTSLTGKPPVPPFWSFGLWLSTSFTTNYDEATVMGYIDRMEKENIPLSVFHFDCYWMQEFQWTDFIWDKRTFPDPKGMLGRIRDRGIHTCVWINPYIAQKSRLFDEAAQLGYLLKKPKGDVWQWDRWQAGMGIVDFTNPKAVEWYQKYLGELIDMGVDTFKTDFGERIPTDVEYFNGADPQLMHNYYPYLYNKAVYDLIVSKKGAEEAMVFARSATVGGQSFPVHWGGDCWATYESMSESLRGGLSLCLSGFGYWSHDIGGFEETATPDLYKRWCAFGMLSSHSRLHGSTSVRVPWAFDEEACRVLSFFTHLKLALMPYLYGQAWNTSLHGHPMMRAMVLEYPDDPLCHNLDRQYFLGENLLVAPIFNAEGKGSVYLPQGRWTNYLTGEVVEGPVYRQEVHDYFSLPLYVRENSIIPTFSSDDTTEYDPNEAITWNVYELETEGEAHIRSTAGESLLSLSVKKEGSTLVVSSPGSLKKGDILLHNIKSVHNKDLDTELTPKGLLIKNALEIKDFTIKL
- a CDS encoding carbohydrate ABC transporter permease, which gives rise to MNQVSLMGTISKLTKLVTVLFLLLLLFVMLFPFLIVIINSIKTPAEYAANGPMALPHEIYFGSIIAFWQRVSFHEKLWNSLVISLSVAVFAVLISMLNAFALGIGKVKGRYFFLIFFIIANTLPHESLVYPLYYLTKGIGLYDTKTAVIIIFTAIQAAFGTFLLTNVFHSFPTSLVEAALVDGASKPKILFSIVAPISAPSLSVLFTFFFIWTWNEFFLPLILLISNSNQTVPIAISLTQGQHNMDVTTASASALLGMLPCLIFFIFFQRTLSRGITAGSIK
- a CDS encoding carbohydrate ABC transporter permease produces the protein MPTKDINRGYYYFLIPGLILFLLIIGIPFLMNIGISLTKWNGIGKMEWVGLSNYKAVLTDKIFWASFRNNVAMIFSVVVVPTLGGLMLAVLLFDYVSVKISHSLTSVLRAGYYLPQILPVAIAGVVWGWILNPNYGALNWLLDNGGLSQFTHNWLGEKATALPSVMMIMIWFQLGYPLVIFMSAMQRVDPQILEAALIDGANWFQRFKIIMVLIFPEISVVVLTTTIHALKIFAQIFVLTRGGPGHATLVPSYFAYQNFFEKAKVGYGSAISTVMTTLILLLTLVFIRIQFKQEKESGV
- a CDS encoding ABC transporter substrate-binding protein, which translates into the protein MAKTRFTVLMFLCISLGFSLYANGSQESSNSFQVWHYESETGAMGKAWAEAMRQFEETHPGVTLDFEEKGFEQIRQTAGMVLNSKEAPTILEYNKGNATAGLLSSQGLLTDLSSVAQERGWDDILGSSLALTSRYSDGVMGSGNLYGVTNYGEYVMVYYNKDMFKKQGVKVPKTLAEFEAVMDKFAASGITPLATAGAEYPAQQVFYELVLSQANTKWLRSYQLYEGDVNFKGKEFTYGANKMVEWMDKGYMSPDAVSMKAEDMGLAFEGGTNPIMISGSWWFGRFMEEITDFDWGVFIFPGNQFHPGSGGNLWIVPEGASNKELAYDFIDITLQQDVQTLLGNAGGIPINADLTQIKDPKIKELIAGFNAIIDKDGLAFYPDWPVPGYYDTLVAEVQNLMSQDKSVDEVLSSLSEAYYNR
- a CDS encoding LacI family DNA-binding transcriptional regulator — protein: MATIKDIAQKAGVSVSTVSYVISGARPISDKVKIKVRAAMKELGYMPNPMARGLAGKKTRILALIMNPPERGMGMTEMELITKAAEAAREMNYHLVLLSENFEDISQLEEIIDQRLFDGFILFEIYENDKRVELFQHKSIPYILIGQCEKAQPKNVVDIDFEKMSIDCLEYLAKGKFHNILFINQSQAVADIGYGPSVKVPYYLKKYAQPKGMSFSERHAHSNKNDGYQVFKEAYQLNPQIDIVLIMNDKAIPGVIKAMNELSLHIPHDISLITLLSSQQVTELFNPSLTCMEIPSRALGYIGIKHLIQMIEGKEIIDKPILVPSSIKLQESTPVIN
- a CDS encoding M48 family metallopeptidase, whose amino-acid sequence is MDITFKSTNMESLNREYQQLAALIQEQFLDQIKEAQQKNDSALVERLSRQLQDNIEKLSTTFQSKHKALYSEILIYQKDLCSLNLDRVVYEGDRDYLLGFEQDPDLGLALRQKEDVIISLQPNKKRLEVSVRLTSESSPDIYKIGEKCRDILGFKRDIELYVYEDEKMRAFSYLLKDNNVHIFLSSGLLEKLNHAELTNVIGHELGHALFSHHNYPTEYLMEIGIDYLSSFQRMKLYSWRRSAEISADRIGLLCCQNLKAAFSSFQKLYPDAIRASRSFNIRDISPLIGDNTSNEEYWYYTHPLIPIRIKALDLYEKSQVYRQLSGQKGGSLSRDDMEKDIKQMLSLMDPPLLADESEFPDLIQKYTFLAGYILLRTSHRREDFKLQSLKSLTSEEVFTSTLKAFGDKDKEIIEAELRSLSSTMNIILSPVQKRNLLLELLPICSVEDEIDRKVIKMLYDLSYMLQIDSEFIDRVLADEAKI
- a CDS encoding iron-containing alcohol dehydrogenase, whose amino-acid sequence is MNNFQYYAPTEVVFGKDTEKHVGESIKKYGGTKVLVLYGGGSVVRSGLLGKIKASLDSSDLSYCELGGVVPNPVLSKVYEGIELCKDQGVDYLLAIGGGSVFDTAKAIGYGVTNEGDVWDFYAKKRTPQGCLPIGGVLTIAAAGSEMSNSSVITKEEGQLKRGCNSDYSRCQFVIMNPELTYTVPPYQTSAGTVDIMMHTLERYFSPGLSMDITDRIAEGLLKTVIHYGKALIDNPQDYNARAEILWASSLSHNGLTGCGVSGDWACHQLEHELSGMFGVTHGAGLAAIWSSWARYVYKENPQRFVQLGTNVFGLPLNLSNPEAGALDAIKAMEDFFHSINMPISIKEMDIEIRDDQIKELTQKCSFDKTRTIGTFKVLQTQDMEAIYRLASQ
- a CDS encoding outer membrane beta-barrel protein, producing MNKKYLVTLTLSLLFIWPLAAIDTSKIETGFLFSTSDISLDLEGYEGGLGIKWLYENMALRTSAHLLLDYSTDNDPGISEQGWGLGTTFEWHFKEGRVSPYTGFGLCYDHSSEKIQTDSTNWTEDIMDKVTFGPILGGELTVLDNVSLFAEYQLAMIFEWPTKKTTTDNNTKTTKEDEGWLLDLGLGNQGMLGIVIYF
- a CDS encoding polysaccharide deacetylase family protein; the encoded protein is MQNITYCFPNGKTKVLTLSYDDGKIYDKPFLEIINKYNIKCTFNINSGLWGQDEGYGLRIAKEDILSTYEGHELAVHSLTHPTLTRLPKEQIVRQILDDRENIEQILGRTVRGLAYPNVDGFNDQIKSLLPHLGIAYGRVTGCTENFLMPKDYYQWQFTCDHRHGLIQHAQDFIALNKPQYLYMLSVYGHSVDFEKDKAWGILRDFCEIVYNQKDIWYATNIMVVDYLKALDNLRFAVDGSFVENPNALDLWINKGGRIIRVEPGKTTSLI